The genomic segment CCAGGGAGGCGCAGGCGCCTCCGCGGACCGGGGAAACTACCATCCCCGGGTCTCCCGGGTCAAGACCGCCGGTTTTCCCTATGATCGGCGGCATGGACACGACACCGCGCGACCCCGAGACGCTCCGGAAGCGGGGAATCATCCAGAAGGTGCTGGGCGGCATGAACCTCCGCTTCCCGGGCCTCTTCGCCCTCCTGGCGACCGTGTTCGTCCTCGACCTCTTCATCCCCGACTTCATCCCGTTCGTCGACGAGATCATCCTGGCGATCCTGACGATGATCTTCGCCCTCTGGAAGGAGCGCCGGTCGACGGTCGTCACGACGGCGACGAGCGGGCCACCCCTGCCTCAGGCGCGGCCGCCGCTTCCGCCCCTGCCTCCCGAGGGGCACTGAACCGGGCGGCGCGGCGGTGCGCCGAGCGGCCTACCGCATCGCGCGGAAGGTGTCGCAGGCCTTGAAGTCGCCCGTCTCGAGCCCCTTGCGGAACCACGCCACGCGCTGCTCCGAGGAACCGTGCGTGAAGGCGTCGGGCGAGACCCGCCGTCCCGCGGCTTTCTGCATCCGGTCGTCGCCGATCGCCGCCGCGGCGCCCAGCCCCTCCTCCACGTCTCCCCGCTCGAGGATCCCGCGCTGCGCCGTCTCGTGTCCCCAGATGCCCGCGAAGCAGTCGGCCTGGAGCTCGAGGGCCACCGAGTAGGCGTTCTCGTTCCGCGGATCGGCCGCCTGGCGCTGCCGGACCGCGTCGTCGATGCCGAGGAGGTGCTGGACGTGGTGGCCGATCTCGTGGGTGATGACGTACGCCTGCGCGAAGTCGCCCGGAGCGCCGAACCGGTCCTTCAGCTCCGCGTAGAAACCCAGATCGATGTAGACCTTCTGGTCGCCGGGGCAGTAGAAGGGACCCGTCGACGACCCCGCGGAGCCGCAGGCCGAGTCGACGCCGTCGCGGAACAGGACGAGCTTCGCGTCGGAATACGTCGCCCCGGCGGCGGGGAGCAGCTTCGTCCACGTCGCCTGCGCGTCGTCGAGGACGAAGGATACGAACTCGACGAGCTCCTCTTCCTGCGGGTCGGCGACCGCGCCGCCGCCCGGGACCCCCGACCCGGCGGAGACGTCGGCGCTCGGCGCGAGCGCCCCTCCGCCCCCGACGAGGGAGAAGAAATCCTTCTTGAAAACGAGGCTCAACACCGCGAGCAGGAGGAAGCCGCCTATGCCGAGCTTCATCCCCGGGCCGCGCCCGCCCCCGTAGGAGCCTCCGCCGCCCCGCTGATCTTCCAGATTTGCGCTCCGTCCGCCGCGGGTCCATTTCATGGCAGGACCTCCTTCTCGCTACGCGAAAGATTAACGGACATCCGGCCCGTGGGTGGATAAGATCCCTGACCTCTTGTCGCGCACATCACACCCCACCCGGCGCGCACTTCACTCCTCAAGGGAGATCCAGATGAACACACCGGCCCGGAGAGTCGCCCTCTCGTCGTTCGTCGTCCTCGCGGTCTTCGCGCTCGCGGCAGCGAGCCCGATCGCCGCGCAACCGACCGACCTCATCATTTCGGAGTACATCGAAGGGTCGGCGAGCAACAAGGCGATCGAGTTCTTCAATGGCACGGCGGCTGCGATCGACCTCGGCACAGGGTCCTACCGTCTCGAAACCTACAGCAATGGTTCAGCCACTGTCAGCTCGTTCGTCGCACTGACGGGGACCGTCGCGGCCGGGGCGACATACGTCATCGCGCCGACGGATGCCAGCCAGACCCTGCGCGACCTCGCGGACCAGGTCACCGGAAGCGGCTGGTTCAATGGCGACGACGCCCTGGTCCTGAGAAAGGGCGGCTCCGGAGGTACGGTGCTCGACTCGTTCGGCCAGGTCGGGACCGATCCGGGCGCGTCGTGGGGCACCGGGATTCTCGCGACGGTGAACCACACCCTGCGCCGTAAGAGCAGCGTGTGTGCGGGCGATACGACGATCGGCAACGCGTTCGACCCAGCGGTGGAGTGGGACGGATTCGACCAGGACACGTTCAGCGGCCTCAGGAGCCACAGCGTCTCCTGTTCCGCCGTCGACACCGCGCCCTCCATCGTCTCCACGAACCCGACAGCCGGCGCGACGGACGTCGCGGTCGCCTCCAACATCACGGTCACGTTCACCGAGGCGGTGACCGTGAGCGCGGCCTCGTTCACCCTCGCGTGCCCCTCCGGGACCCCCTTCGCGGGAGGATTCGTCGTTTCGGGGAGCGGGACGACGACCATCACGATCAACCCGGCGGGCGACCTGCCCGCGGGCACCAGCTGCGCCGTCGGCGTGGTTGCCGCGGCCGTCATCGACCTCGACGGCACCGCCGATCCGATGGCATCGGATTACGCCTGGACGTTCACGACGGCCACGCCCCCCGCGACGATCAGCCTCATCCACGAGATCCAGGGCTCCGGCCTCCTGAGCCCGTTGGTCGGGCAGG from the Holophagales bacterium genome contains:
- a CDS encoding zinc metallopeptidase; the encoded protein is MKWTRGGRSANLEDQRGGGGSYGGGRGPGMKLGIGGFLLLAVLSLVFKKDFFSLVGGGGALAPSADVSAGSGVPGGGAVADPQEEELVEFVSFVLDDAQATWTKLLPAAGATYSDAKLVLFRDGVDSACGSAGSSTGPFYCPGDQKVYIDLGFYAELKDRFGAPGDFAQAYVITHEIGHHVQHLLGIDDAVRQRQAADPRNENAYSVALELQADCFAGIWGHETAQRGILERGDVEEGLGAAAAIGDDRMQKAAGRRVSPDAFTHGSSEQRVAWFRKGLETGDFKACDTFRAMR